A stretch of the Candidatus Bathyarchaeota archaeon genome encodes the following:
- a CDS encoding iron-containing alcohol dehydrogenase, with protein sequence MLKERFLRTFSYVWGPQIEFGCNSIQKLKDIVESMNTKKVLLITDKGIINVGFHKMVKELLEDADAEYEIYDKVMPNPLDSIVEDGAALAKKVKPDLILGLGGGSVIDTAKGISLLTTNPGSIREYEVRSPEDFGKIKNYTTPLITIPTTSGTGSEANFWAIITNTEKWNKMAIGGPPSYPGGPCIAAKIAILDPLLTKSLPPKQTAVTGIDALTHAIEAYTAAVANPVSDALAEYAIRVIGEYLPIAYGNGNDIEAREMMTLAACLAGISFSNSDCAGVHCLGEALGGVYGNPPKPVIPHGLACSLFLPWVMEYNYITDPVKFANIAKLLGENIEGVPLMLAAKKSIDAVKQLIKTLELPSSLKELKVVEEDLPRIAERATWNVSVNSNPRPLKYEDFLTILNKAYVGWQ encoded by the coding sequence TTGCTTAAAGAAAGATTTTTAAGAACCTTCTCTTATGTTTGGGGACCTCAAATAGAATTTGGATGTAATAGTATTCAGAAACTGAAAGATATTGTAGAGAGTATGAATACAAAAAAAGTTCTATTGATAACAGATAAAGGCATCATTAATGTAGGTTTTCATAAAATGGTTAAAGAACTTTTAGAAGATGCAGATGCTGAATATGAAATTTATGATAAAGTAATGCCAAATCCTCTTGATAGTATTGTTGAAGATGGAGCGGCTCTTGCAAAGAAAGTTAAACCAGATTTGATTCTAGGATTAGGAGGGGGTAGTGTTATAGATACAGCAAAAGGTATTTCGCTTCTTACCACTAATCCTGGATCTATTAGAGAGTATGAGGTGCGTTCACCTGAAGATTTTGGAAAAATTAAAAATTATACAACGCCACTTATAACTATACCGACAACCTCTGGTACTGGGAGTGAAGCTAATTTTTGGGCGATTATCACAAATACTGAAAAATGGAATAAAATGGCTATTGGGGGTCCTCCTTCATATCCTGGTGGACCATGCATTGCTGCAAAGATCGCTATTCTTGATCCCCTGCTAACTAAATCTTTGCCACCTAAACAAACTGCTGTTACGGGTATCGATGCTTTAACTCACGCTATAGAAGCTTATACAGCAGCAGTAGCTAATCCAGTTTCGGATGCTCTTGCTGAGTATGCTATCCGAGTTATTGGTGAATATTTACCTATAGCATATGGAAATGGAAATGACATTGAAGCAAGAGAGATGATGACGCTTGCTGCTTGTCTTGCTGGAATAAGTTTTTCTAACAGTGATTGCGCAGGCGTCCATTGTCTTGGTGAAGCTTTAGGTGGAGTGTATGGGAATCCGCCTAAACCTGTAATTCCTCATGGATTAGCATGTTCATTGTTTCTACCATGGGTGATGGAGTACAACTATATAACAGATCCGGTAAAGTTTGCTAATATAGCTAAACTTTTAGGAGAGAATATAGAGGGAGTGCCCTTAATGTTAGCAGCTAAAAAATCTATTGATGCTGTAAAACAATTAATTAAAACTCTTGAGTTGCCCTCTAGCCTAAAGGAGTTGAAAGTGGTAGAAGAGGACTTGCCAAGGATAGCAGAAAGAGCTACATGGAATGTTTCGGTGAATTCTAATCCTCGCCCATTAAAATATGAGGATTTCTTAACTATACTGAATAAGGCATATGTAGGATGGCAGTAA